Proteins from a single region of Apium graveolens cultivar Ventura chromosome 7, ASM990537v1, whole genome shotgun sequence:
- the LOC141673291 gene encoding uncharacterized protein LOC141673291, with translation MGDFDFGGKSGGKRVLDEIGGDLEMGGCERFDFDGGGGGKRRFRVVGDGERLNLGSGGEEVERNEVGGVERLEFDGGGFGKRGIGVVGDEEKVGVVERSNLGSGGEDVGRNEVGGVEEGGVCGKMRIGVVGDAEKAGYGERLNLGLGGGEAGRNEVKGVEEGGVSERLNFDGGVIVGEGEKVGGCERLNPGSGFAEVVRSEIGGVEEGSGVRELGKDSESSGGLNEKELNLDLNVSVFDVEEYAGCPLGGGVGGVRGVVDEDCVEVVNISSDESGDEGVVEDFKGKGKVIEEGGGSGSNIGLDFYLGLERSGEVGQDIGGSMGGGQRYSREEKGKAKVVEPWISLGGNSMELDWISEFPNQAQPAIPNLDLGLPEIFQQQEIIEFIVLNGRRDVEFDRRREEEAREFEFRRELDARELQLRWENQARMAEEHRQREIEVRKRTSRLFARPLEEDGGIENEQKLPSNALNKHKEQKKKLNEQQLIRWKPSEDRDKKNSKRFVPSLLDLSLKVLADNADAIVSLEGVPDSLKRKLSNILCDSRKMNVKVLDLFVRGAPEEIRIKNTSWITDSQFRTSFGSFEPKNLRVFQLDLCGQCVFDDILAKTLIQSSSSLPSLGIISLRGACRLSDDALDGLVQLAPALYSLNLGENALLTHVGIHYLANALGTSLRELYIDNCSRIDARHIASALKKFEHLEVLSVAGLPNVCDRVVSDIITACGRNIKDLDLADCERLTDSSLDIIGQTCSDLRALNIVNLYNLTDMGLSYFANGCKSIRSLKLCRNKFSDEAIAAFIEIAGRSLEELSLNHVKQVGSCTALSLAKFSRKLISLDLSWCRRVTDEALGLLVDSCWSLKQLKLFGCTQITDVFLHGHSNSLVRIIGLDMTTSLIEHAGVLDAEEVYLRYSPLPIPESENLDHQDV, from the exons ATGGGGGATTTTGATTTTGGGGGTAAGAGTGGGGGGAAGAGGGTTCTTGATGAAATTGGGGGTGATTTGGAGATGGGGGGTTGTGAAAGATTTGATTTCGATGGTGGGGGTGGTGGGAAGAGGAGGTTTAGAGTAGTGGGGGATGGGGAAAGATTGAATCTTGGTTCGGGTGGTGAGGAGGTGGAGAGGAATGAGGTTGGTGGTGTTGAACGATTGGAGTTTGATGGTGGGGGTTTTGGGAAGAGGGGAATTGGAGTGGTGGGTGATGAGGAGAAGGTGGGGGTTGTCGAAAGATCGAATCTTGGTTCGGGTGGTGAGGATGTGGGGAGGAATGAGGTTGGAGGTGTGGAGGAGGGTGGTGTTTGTGGAAAGATGAGAATTGGAGTGGTTGGTGATGCGGAGAAGGCGGGGTATGGTGAAAGATTGAATCTTGGTTTGGGTGGTGGGGAGGCGGGGAGGAATGAGGTTAAAGGAGTGGAGGAGGGTGGTGTTTCTGAAAGATTGAATTTTGATGGGGGAGTTATTGTTGGTGAAGGGGAGAAGGTGGGTGGTTGCGAAAGATTGAATCCTGGCTCGGGTTTTGCGGAGGTGGTGAGGAGTGAGATTGGAGGTGTGGAGGAGGGCAGTGGTGTGAGGGAATTGGGTAAAGATTCGGAGAGTTCTGGTGGGTTAAATGAGAAGGAATTGAATTTGGATTTGAACGTTTCGGTTTTTGATGTGGAGGAATATGCAGGGTGTCCGTTGGGTGGTGGAGTTGGTGGAGTGAGAGGCGTGGTTGATGAGGATTGTGTGGAGGTTGTTAATATTTCGTCCGATGAAAGTGGAGATGAAGGTGTGGTGGAAGATTTTAAAGGGAAGGGGAAGGTGATTGAGGAAGGAGGTGGCTCAGGAAGTAATATAGGTCTTGATTTTTATCTAGGTTTGGAGAGAAGTGGCGAAGTAGGCCAAGATATTGGTGGAAGTATGGGTGGTGGTCAAAGATATAGTAGAGAGGAAAAAGGGAAGGCAAAAGTTGTGGAACCTTGGATATCGCTCGGTGGGAATTCAATGGAATTGGATTGGATAAGTGAATTTCCAAATCAGGCACAGCCTGCAATACCAAATCTTGATTTGGGTCTACCTGAAATATTTCAGCAGCAGGAAATTATAGAGTTTATTGTTCTAAATGGTAGACGAGATGTTGAATTTGATCGAAGAAGGGAAGAGGAAGCTAGAGAATTTGAATTCAGGAGGGAACTGGATGCCAGAGAACTGCAATTGAGATGGGAAAATCAGGCGAGGATGGCTGAGGAACATAGACAAAGAGAAATTGAAGTTAGGAAGCGTACTAGTCGTCTATTTGCACGTCCTTTAGAAGAGGATGGGGGTATAGAGAATGAGCAGAAACTACCATCTAATGCACTAAACAAACATAAAGAGCAAAAAAAGAAGCTCAACGAGCAACAACTGATAAGATGGAAACCTTCTGAAGATCGtgataaaaaaaattctaagcgATTTGTTCCATCATTGCTCGATCTTTCCTTGAAAGTCCTTGCTGATAATGCTGATGCAATTGTTTCTCTTGAAGGAGTCCCGGATTCCCTGAAGCGAAAACTCAGTAACATACTCTGTGATTCCCGGAAAATGAACGTCAAGGTTCTGGACCTCTTTGTAAGAGGTGCTCCAGAAGAGATACGTATAAAGAACACTTCTTGGATTACAGACAGCCAGTTCAGAACGTCATTTGGTAGTTTTGAACCAAAAAATTTGAGG GTTTTTCAACTTGACCTTTGCGGGCAGTGTGTCTTTGATGACATACTAGCTAAAACCTTGATCCAGTCTTCAAGTAGTTTGCCTAGTTTAGGTATCATATCCCTGAGGGGAGCATGCCGTTTGTCAGATGATGCCTTGGATGGCCTTGTTCAGTTGGCACCTGCACTCTATTCTCTAAATTTGGGTGAGAATGCCCTCCTCACTCACGTGGGCATCCATTATCTAGCAAATGCTTTAGGAACCAGTTTGAGAGAGCTCTATATAGACAATTGCAGCAGAATAGATGCTAGACATATAGCATCAGCATTAAAGAAGTTTGAACATTTGGAAGTTTTGTCAGTTGCAGGACTTCCTAATGTATGTGATAGAGTTGTTAGTGACATTATCACTGCATGTGGAAGAAATATCAAGGATCTTGATCTGGCCGATTGTGA GAGGTTGACTGACTCTTCTTTGGATATCATTGGTCAGACTTGTTCTGACTTGCGTGCCCTCAACATTGTAAACCTGTACAACTTAACTGACATGGGATTATCTTATTTTGCCAATGGCTGTAAATCAATCCGAAGCCTCAAACTCTGTCGCAATAAATTCAG CGATGAAGCTATTGCTGCATTCATTGAAATAGCTGGAAGGTCCCTAGAGGAGTTATCACTAAATCATGTTAAGCAG GTTGGCTCCTGCACTGCTTTGTCACTTGCCAAATTCTCAAGAAAGTTAATAAGTTTGGATCTCTCATGGTGTCGGAGAGTAACAGACGAGGCACTGGGATTGCTTGTGGACAGCTGCTGGTCACTGAAGCAGCTCAAACTATTTGGATGTACACAG ATCACTGATGTGTTTCTGCATGGCCACTCAAATTCACTGGTGAGGATTATTGGGCTGGACATGACGACTTCTTTGATAGAACATGCTGGCGTGCTTGATGCTGAAGAAGTATATTTGCGTTATTCGCCTCTACCTATTCCTGAATCTGAAAACTTGGATCACCAAGATGTCTGA